The DNA sequence CACCAAGGCCGGCGGCGCGCTCGGCGAAACCGGATCGGTGTCGTTCATGTGGGACCGCGCCGGCGAAATCTACTATCCGGCCTCGGCCGGCAGCGCGGACAAGATCATGGATGCGGCGATCGAAGCCGGCGCCGACGATGTCGAATCGGACGAGGAAGGCCACACGATCTATTGCTCCTTCGAGACTCTCGGCGAGGTGTCTAAGGCGCTTGAAACCTCGCTCGGCGAGGCCGAATCGGTCAAGGCGATCTGGAAGCCGCAGAACAATGTCCCCGTCGACGAAGAGCGGGCGCAATCGCTGATGAAGCTGGTTGCCACGCTCGAGGATGATGACGACGTGCAAAGCGTGTACGCCAACTTCGAAGTCGACGACGAGACGATGGCGAAGCTCAGCGCGGCGTGAGCGAAGGTCGTCCGATATGAGCAAAGCTCAGTTGCCGGCCATCCGCATTACCTACTGCACGCAATGCCAGTGGCTGTTGCGTGCCGGCTGGATGGCGCAGGAGCTGCTGTCCACCTTCGGTACCGATCTCGGCGAGGTGACGCTGGTGCCGGGCACCGGCGGCATCTTCACCATCTCCTGTAACGATGTGCTGGTCTGGGACCGCAAGCGCGACGGCGGCTTCCCTGACGCGGCCAAACTCAAGCAGCTGGTCCGCGACGTGATCGATCCGGATCGGGATCTCGGTCACGCCGACCGCAAAGGCCACAAGGGTGACACGCAGAAAGACCTCGCCTGAGCGGAGTTTTTCTGCGTCTCGTTAGACCTCTTCAGAGCAATGCGAAGATAAAGCACGCCATCGCCACGATGGCGGTGACGGTGCGGACGTGGTTCCACATCACCCATTGGCTCAGATGGTTCGCCCACACGGCAGCGCCGTTGCTGCTGGCCGGGTCGACGGCGGCGAGAGCATCGTTGAGCGGCACGTTGAAGACCATGGTCACGATAGGGTTGCCGACCAGATAGATCACCGCGCCGGCCAGTAACCAGTACGAGCCGGACTGGCTCCAGCCCAAGAGAGCGGCGGCAATGAGAACGAGGCAGATGAGGCCGGTGCCAAACAGCGCTGTCATGAAGGTCGGGGTGATCACCGTGACATTGATCGAATTCATCGCGGCGATGCCCGCTGGGACGGGCAGCCGGGCAAGGGCCGCCATGACGAAGTTGGAAAAGGCGAAGAATACGCCACCGACGACGCCCGCGCCGATCGCGGCAATGAAGGTGAGGGTTGGAAGAAGCTTGATCATCTCAGTTGCTCCAGACGCCGGTTGCGGCGGTTTGCTCTCTAAAATGTGAGCATACCTCACATTTGCAAAACGTGATAAACCCTCGTATTTTGTAAGTCAAGTCGTTCCCGGCGATTTTGCCGGGCGCGTTTGTTGGAGACGGTCATGGAAGGCACGCAAACCAATGAGCGGATCGGTTCGCCGCGCCGGGCGCCAAGCCAGCAGCGCAGCCGCGAGCGGGTCGAGCGCATGCTGGCCGCCGCCTCGGCGCTGATTGCCGAACAAGGCAGCGACGCAATGCGCATGGGCGAGGTGGCGGAGCGGGCTGTGGTGTCGATCGGCTCGCTCTACCAGTTCTTTCCGGACAAGAGGGCGATCGTCTGGGCGCTGGCCGAACGCTACACAGCGGAAAGCCAGGCTTGTATCTCGGCGGCACTCAGGGATGTCAGCGACGCCAAAGGCCTGCGGCAGGCTTTCTCGGAGCTGGTCGATATTTACTACGAGCTGTTCCTGGCCGAGCCGGTGATGCGCGACATCTGGTCGGGCACGCAGGCCGACAAGGCGCTGCGCCAGCTCGAACTCGCCGACAGCCGCGCGAACGCGGAATTTCTGATCGCGGTGCTCAAGCGCCTGCGGCCCGATGCCGATCCGGTGGCGCTCGACACGACGGCATTCTTGGTGTGGCAGATGGGCGAGGCGGCCATGCGGCTGGCGATCTCGGTCGACAGGCAGGAGGGCGACAGGCTGGTCGCGGCCTACAAGCGCATGGCACTCAGGGAATTGCTGGCCGAATAGGGCCGAAGACCCAGCCTTCGGCCAAGCAACAAAAAACCCGCCACAAGGGCGGGCTCTTGATCCGCGAAAAAGCTCTTCGCTTTAGAGACCGAAACCTTCGAAGCGCTTCTTGAACTTCGACAAGCGGCCGCCGCGGTCGAGCAGGGTCTGCTGGCCGCCGGTCCAGGCCGGGTGGGTGGTCGGGTCGATATCGAGGTTCATCGTATCGCCTTCCTTGCCCCAGGTCGAACGGGTCGTGTATTCGGTGCCGTCGGTCATGACGACCTTGATGGTGTGGTAGTCGGGATGGATTGCGCTCTTCATGGCTCTGTTCCTGGCTTGCCGGCGCGGCGGACGGGCATAAGCCTGCGTCGATGCGCCTCTTTTTAAAACTCGAAGCCGCAGCTATTGAGGAGCCGCGGCTTCTAAAACGGTCGGCGTGCCTATACATCAGCCGGAATTGAATCACAAGGCCGCGGCAAGCGCATATTGAGGCGCATAGGCTGAAGTGGCTAGAGGAAACACCGAGATGGTGCAATCAAGCAGCGCAGACGAGCGCCGACGCTCGCTCAAGCCGCTCAGGCGCCTGTTTCCGTATATCGCCGGATATCGCACGCTGGTCATCGGCGCCCTTATCTCACTGGCCATCGCGGCGGCAACGACATTGGCACTGCCGCTGGCCGTCCGGCGCATGATCGACCACGGTTTCTCGTCGGCCAGCACCACCTTCATCGCCGAATATTTCGGCGCCCTCGTGGCGATGGCCGCCGTGCTGGCCGCGGCGTCGGCCGGCCGTTATTACTTCGTCATCACGCTCGGCGAGCGCGTCGTCGCCGACATCAGGCGCGATGTCTTTGCCCATGTGACGACGCTGTCGCCTGCCTTCTTCGACACCGCCCAGTCGGGGGAAATCGTGTCACGGCTCGCCGCCGACACCACGCAGGTCAAGTCGGCGGTAGGCGCCACCGCTTCGGTGGCGCTGCGCAATGTCATCCTCGGCCTCGGCGCGGTGGGCATGATGGTCGTCACCAGCCCGAAACTCTCCGGCCTGGTCATCGGGGCGATCCCCGTGATCGTGCTGCCGCTGGTCGCCTTCGGCCGCTCGGTGCGGCGCAAGTCAAGGCAGGCCCAGGACACGCTTGCCGACGCGACGGCCTATGCCAGCGAGCAGATCGGCGCGGTGCGCACGCTGCAGGCCTTCACCAATGAGAGACTGGTCACCGGACGATTCTCGGGCGCGGTGGAAGCGGCCTTCGAGGCAGCGCGCGCTTCGATCTTCGCGCGCTCCTTCCTCACCTTCTTTGCCATCTTCACCATTTTCTCCTCGGTCGTGGCGGTGCTGTGGTTCGGCTCGCGCGACGTGCTCGACGGCACGATATCGCCTGGCACGCTTGGCCAATTCCTCCTTTATTCGGTGTTCGCCGCTGGCGCGCTCGGCGCGCTGTCGGAAGTCTGGGGCGAACTCGCGCAAGCCGCAGGTGCCGCCGAACGGCTGACCGAGATTCTGGCCGAGACGCCGGCAATCCAGGCGCCGGCCGATCCGAAGCCGCTGCCGGCGGTTGCCAAGGGCGCGATCGTCTTCGAGAATGTGTCCTTCTCCTATCCGGCGAGGCCCGATCGCGCCGCCGTCCACGGCCTGAGTTTTCAAGTCATGCCCGGCGAGACGGTCGCCATCGTCGGCCCCTCGGGTGCCGGCAAGAGCACGGTGTTCTCGCTGATCCTGCGCTTCTACGATCCGGAAACCGGCAAGATCCTGATCGACGGCGTCGATGTGCGCGAGGCCGATCCCGTCGTGGTCAGGCAGCGCATCGCCATCGTGCCGCAGGACGTCACCATCTTCGCGGCGAGCGCGCGCGACAATATCGGCTTCGGCCGGCCAGGCGCCAGCGAGGCCGAGATCGAGGCCGCGGCCAAGGACGCACTGGCCGACGAGTTTATCCTCAGGCTCGAGAACGGCTATGACAGCCAGGTCGGCGAGCGTGGCGTGACGCTGTCCGGCGGCCAGCGCCAGCGTGTGGCGATTGCACGTGCCATCCTGCGCGACGCGCCGATCCTGCTGCTCGACGAGGCCACCTCGGCCCTCGACGCCGAAAGCGAGACGCTGGTGCAGACCGCGCTCGAGCGGCTGATGCGGGGGCGCACCACCATCGTCATCGCCCACCGGCTGGCGACGGTGCTGAAGGCCAACAGGATCCTGGTCATGGATGGCGGCCGCATCGTCGAGGAAGGCACGCATCAGAGCCTGGTCGCCAAGGGTGGCATCTATGCCAGGCTCGCCAAGCTGCAGTTCGAGACCGGCGCCAGCGCCTTCAGGGGCGCGGCGGAGTAGCAGGTTCAGTTCGCCTCGGCGTAACGAAAATTGTCGTCCCAGGCGGCATCTCAGCCGCCGTAGCGCTGCCTCAAATGGTTGACGAA is a window from the Mesorhizobium australicum WSM2073 genome containing:
- a CDS encoding YebC/PmpR family DNA-binding transcriptional regulator, with the translated sequence MAGHSQFKNIMHRKGRQDAVRSKMFSKLAREITVAAKSGTPDPSMNPRLRLAIQNAKAVSMPKDNIQRAINKASMGDAENYEAVRYEGYGPGGVAVIVEALTDNRNRSASNVRAAFTKAGGALGETGSVSFMWDRAGEIYYPASAGSADKIMDAAIEAGADDVESDEEGHTIYCSFETLGEVSKALETSLGEAESVKAIWKPQNNVPVDEERAQSLMKLVATLEDDDDVQSVYANFEVDDETMAKLSAA
- a CDS encoding SelT/SelW/SelH family protein, which produces MSKAQLPAIRITYCTQCQWLLRAGWMAQELLSTFGTDLGEVTLVPGTGGIFTISCNDVLVWDRKRDGGFPDAAKLKQLVRDVIDPDRDLGHADRKGHKGDTQKDLA
- a CDS encoding DUF1772 domain-containing protein, whose protein sequence is MIKLLPTLTFIAAIGAGVVGGVFFAFSNFVMAALARLPVPAGIAAMNSINVTVITPTFMTALFGTGLICLVLIAAALLGWSQSGSYWLLAGAVIYLVGNPIVTMVFNVPLNDALAAVDPASSNGAAVWANHLSQWVMWNHVRTVTAIVAMACFIFALL
- a CDS encoding TetR/AcrR family transcriptional regulator, with protein sequence MEGTQTNERIGSPRRAPSQQRSRERVERMLAAASALIAEQGSDAMRMGEVAERAVVSIGSLYQFFPDKRAIVWALAERYTAESQACISAALRDVSDAKGLRQAFSELVDIYYELFLAEPVMRDIWSGTQADKALRQLELADSRANAEFLIAVLKRLRPDADPVALDTTAFLVWQMGEAAMRLAISVDRQEGDRLVAAYKRMALRELLAE
- the rpmE gene encoding 50S ribosomal protein L31; this encodes MKSAIHPDYHTIKVVMTDGTEYTTRSTWGKEGDTMNLDIDPTTHPAWTGGQQTLLDRGGRLSKFKKRFEGFGL
- a CDS encoding ABC transporter transmembrane domain-containing protein gives rise to the protein MVQSSSADERRRSLKPLRRLFPYIAGYRTLVIGALISLAIAAATTLALPLAVRRMIDHGFSSASTTFIAEYFGALVAMAAVLAAASAGRYYFVITLGERVVADIRRDVFAHVTTLSPAFFDTAQSGEIVSRLAADTTQVKSAVGATASVALRNVILGLGAVGMMVVTSPKLSGLVIGAIPVIVLPLVAFGRSVRRKSRQAQDTLADATAYASEQIGAVRTLQAFTNERLVTGRFSGAVEAAFEAARASIFARSFLTFFAIFTIFSSVVAVLWFGSRDVLDGTISPGTLGQFLLYSVFAAGALGALSEVWGELAQAAGAAERLTEILAETPAIQAPADPKPLPAVAKGAIVFENVSFSYPARPDRAAVHGLSFQVMPGETVAIVGPSGAGKSTVFSLILRFYDPETGKILIDGVDVREADPVVVRQRIAIVPQDVTIFAASARDNIGFGRPGASEAEIEAAAKDALADEFILRLENGYDSQVGERGVTLSGGQRQRVAIARAILRDAPILLLDEATSALDAESETLVQTALERLMRGRTTIVIAHRLATVLKANRILVMDGGRIVEEGTHQSLVAKGGIYARLAKLQFETGASAFRGAAE